One stretch of Numenius arquata chromosome 8, bNumArq3.hap1.1, whole genome shotgun sequence DNA includes these proteins:
- the UQCC5 gene encoding ubiquinol-cytochrome c reductase complex assembly factor 5: MLVSKRVKRLLQLVPGKQRFGVYRFLPFFFLLGGAMEWFMINVRIGKETFYDVYRRKRSERQYEARMEKNEF; encoded by the exons ATGCTGGTGAGCAAGAGGGTGAAGCGCCTCTTGCAGCTGGTGCCTGGGAAGCAGCGCTTCGGCGTTTACAGGTTCctgcccttcttcttcctcctcggGGGAGCGATGGAGTGGTTCATGATCAACGTCCGCATCGGCAAGGAGACCTTCT ATGATGTTTACCGTAGGAAACGATCTGAAAGACAGTATGAGGCaaggatggaaaaaaatgaattttag